A stretch of the Solanum dulcamara chromosome 6, daSolDulc1.2, whole genome shotgun sequence genome encodes the following:
- the LOC129892963 gene encoding LOW QUALITY PROTEIN: uncharacterized protein LOC129892963 (The sequence of the model RefSeq protein was modified relative to this genomic sequence to represent the inferred CDS: substituted 2 bases at 2 genomic stop codons) gives MCIVSDRHASIIKATSTVYDEIPYFACIWHLLQNIMKNFQKSQQKVTELFYSMAKTYTTVEFNQYMEIVEKIDKRIKDYLLNIGYNKWSCVHAQVNRTWMMTSNIAESVNSRTRHAKVLTVLHLLEFMXXLVQKWNNNNRSKTIFLGFYLGKKYEKILQRNKTASEKLRVWYL, from the coding sequence ATGTGTATCGTTTCGGATAGGCATGCAAGCATTATTAAGGCAACTTCAACTGTCTATGATGAAATACCTTATTTCGCGTGTATATGGCACTTGTTGCAAAACATAATGAAAAACTTCCAAAAGAGTCAGCAAAAGGTAACAGAATTGTTCTACTCTATGGCAAAAACATACACCACGGTAGAGTTTAATCAATATATGGAAATTGTTGAAAAGATAGACAAGAGGATTAAAGACTACTTGCTGAACATTGGATACAACAAATGGTCATGTGTTCATGCTCAGGTAAATAGGACTTGGATGATGACATCAAACATTGCAGAATCAgtcaattcaagaacaagacatGCCAAAGTTCTTACAGTTTTGCACCTCCTAGAATTCATGTGATAACTTGTTCAAAAATGGAATAACAATAACAGGTCAAAGACAATATTTTTAGGATTTTACCTTGGgaaaaagtatgaaaaaattctACAACGTAACAAAACTGCATCGGAGAAATTAAGAGTATGGTATTTGTAA